Sequence from the Mytilus galloprovincialis chromosome 13, xbMytGall1.hap1.1, whole genome shotgun sequence genome:
CCATCTCTTTATCAATATCTGTATAAATATATCCAGGCATAAAAGCTTGGTCGGCACCGCCATAAGGATAACTTTTCCAAATGCACAATACGCCATGTGTTGGATGTGGTATATCTTTGACaggtattttaaatatttcagacAGATATTTATTAGTCATCTGTATAATTTCCTTACCAATAGGGAATATAATGTCACCATCTGTTACTGTTGTCTTGTTATCTCGTTCTGCCATTTCCAACCATGTCGATAAACAGAAATCTGAGTACATAGGCAATAGAACAGACCGCTTTGGATTAGTTTTTGAAGTGCCAAAGTCGTATATCTGGTTCAGTGGTGTATCTGTTATTGTGTAACTTTCATACACAGGAGATTTAAGCCACCAAGGTTCGTTGTAGGCAAGAAAATATTT
This genomic interval carries:
- the LOC143056087 gene encoding L-amino-acid oxidase-like, whose product is MATKRFARKVILAINRLALEILDWEGLRQPRIWELITKSVLDSPNGKYFLAYNEPWWLKSPVYESYTITDTPLNQIYDFGTSKTNPKRSVLLPMYSDFCLSTWLEMAERDNKTTVTDGDIIFPIGKEIIQMTNKYLSEIFKIPVKDIPHPTHGVLCIWKSYPYGGADQAFMPGYIYTDIDKEMVKPSNKDDIYTACNAFNARSWSWWSNSALQAVELIMPYFGLPSTE